The following proteins come from a genomic window of Ferrovibrio sp. MS7:
- a CDS encoding TRAP transporter substrate-binding protein codes for MLKFTGYVAAAVVSALCMASPVRADEAYPRLNFTYAHMVAANNALAKFDVRWMEIVEQRSGGRIKFKVFWSGAMGGPTEIPDLVGSGSVDFGSTALGYLPSQFPLSGVVGNMQRTFATPTDARQASMEIFSLPPVQAELTKANIVILNTTTANPYNLTCTKPIKTMDELKGKRIRANGKYPPIFFNTFGASPQTIAFAEMYEGLEKGLIDCAWMSHDFAISSKLNEVAKFAIDLNLGAVPATQLLVNRKKFVGLPKKVQELLMSAAEQSSVDEAKYLAEVMTNTIKVDMPAKGMTYVHFEDEKKFVAAEPNMPKIWEKDIAAQGQPEAAKAIADILQKYRAKLVN; via the coding sequence ATGTTGAAATTTACTGGCTATGTGGCCGCGGCGGTCGTTTCGGCGCTGTGCATGGCGTCGCCCGTTCGGGCCGATGAGGCTTATCCACGCCTGAACTTCACCTATGCTCACATGGTTGCCGCCAACAATGCGCTGGCGAAGTTCGATGTGCGCTGGATGGAAATCGTCGAGCAGCGCAGCGGCGGCAGGATCAAGTTCAAAGTGTTCTGGTCCGGCGCCATGGGTGGGCCGACGGAGATTCCGGATCTTGTGGGCTCCGGCTCGGTGGATTTCGGCTCCACTGCATTGGGCTATCTGCCGAGCCAGTTCCCGCTTTCCGGCGTGGTTGGCAACATGCAGCGCACATTCGCCACGCCAACGGATGCGCGTCAGGCCTCGATGGAGATCTTCTCGCTGCCGCCGGTACAGGCGGAGCTGACCAAGGCCAACATCGTTATCCTCAACACTACCACGGCGAATCCCTACAACCTGACCTGTACGAAGCCGATCAAGACCATGGACGAGCTGAAGGGCAAGCGGATCCGTGCCAACGGCAAGTACCCGCCGATTTTCTTCAACACCTTCGGCGCCAGCCCGCAGACCATCGCTTTCGCTGAAATGTATGAAGGCCTGGAAAAAGGCCTGATTGATTGCGCCTGGATGTCGCATGATTTCGCCATTTCCTCGAAACTGAACGAAGTGGCAAAGTTCGCTATTGACCTCAATCTCGGGGCTGTGCCGGCTACCCAGTTGCTAGTAAATCGTAAGAAGTTTGTTGGTTTGCCGAAGAAGGTGCAGGAGTTGCTGATGTCGGCGGCAGAGCAGAGCAGTGTCGACGAAGCGAAGTATCTTGCCGAGGTGATGACCAACACCATCAAGGTTGACATGCCAGCCAAGGGCATGACCTATGTTCATTTCGAGGATGAGAAGAAGTTCGTTGCTGCCGAACCGAACATGCCAAAAATATGGGAAAAGGATATTGCGGCACAGGGGCAGCCCGAAGCCGCTAAGGCAATTGCCGATATTCTGCAAAAATATCGCGCCAAGCTGGTCAACTAA